A genome region from Scomber japonicus isolate fScoJap1 chromosome 15, fScoJap1.pri, whole genome shotgun sequence includes the following:
- the smim13 gene encoding small integral membrane protein 13 has protein sequence MWQSVGLTLLVIVATLVCALLFMVFGWYVVWQLFLSKFKFLRELVGDATTPQAETQPSETKSERAANVPTRNRPRTARQRVAFPESTS, from the exons ATGTGGCAAAGTGTCGGACTCACACTGCTGGTCATTGTGGCCACACTAGTCTGTGCGCTGCTCTTCATGGTCTTCG GTTGGTATGTAGTCTGGCAGCTCTTCTTGTCCAAGTTCAAGTTCCTGCGTGAGCTTGTTGGAGACGCCACCACGCCGCAAGCTGAAACTCAACCGTCCGAAACCAAGAGTGAGCGTGCAGCAAACGTGCCGACACGGAATCGACCCCGGACTGCACGCCAAAGAGTTGCCTTCCCAGAGAGCACTTCATAG
- the nedd9 gene encoding enhancer of filamentation 1 translates to MKYKNLMAKALYDNMPESPEELAFRKGDILTVIEQNTGGLEGWWLCSLHGRQGIAPGNRLKLLIGPMFEAQSPTAAAAGAQSPPQSSAYQQKAGSGAQGIYQVPPSLQSSQQNQQSIYQVPPGKDIYQVPPRSALSADNTPSKVVTPTRVGQSYTYSPGQHNQQDLYDVPPMRSQGVYDIPPGQMYSGQHGSARNQGVYDVPPSQMDPRTQGIYDIPPSSQGVYSVPPCRTNPALQEGNYDFPQPLKHKQEGIYDIPPPALTKSTPSPQSHYDFPPTVEPAAHHQHPNANGNEGIYDVPPPTLPSGAGSQSHSDVYDIPRGMQPSQHKPSHADRDGSKGVYDIPAQDARAVGDVTDGVNRLSFSSTGSTRSSMSTSSSSTGSSSEGRLTLDLDAAVQRLHRLQQAMEASVGALHSMVASPHWRTFPFMERHANDVRTVLDRVRATLGDFIVFGRGAAANATALSDSSLHNKLRRQLGRLEDSQQILVQIYQVLENCNWAPNMLVSSTSSKHHNKTDDLDRFVMVSRTVPDDAKQLASTIGSCAELLFRRTHMDGSFSIGSTPDENMIHRLTSPSSDNDNYGGPTKPFPVPSSQDKDNMNNSEKCVKSWMEDYDYVHLQGKDDFERQQKELLDKENIIKQSQVQLGQEQINQFKKLEQEVIKPVENDISQWTSHQHSGRTSASPSDSSLSPSTHVCTRDRQLLGFYSEQCEQHFVTLLSAVDAFFSCVSAGQPPRIFVAHSKFVILSAHKLVFIGDTLSRQATAPEVANRVMNSSNVLCDLLKTVVAATKMAALNYPNTAAIQEMVDRVTDLSHHSQQFKEQLLQMSNL, encoded by the exons AACCTGATGGCCAAAGCATTGTACGACAACATGCCGGAGTCCCCGGAGGAGCTGGCCTTCCGGAAAGGGGACATCCTGACCGTCATTGAGCAGAACACGGGTGGCCTGGAGGGCTGGTGGCTCTGCTCTCTGCATGGCCGCCAAGGCATCGCCCCGGGCAACCGACTGAAGCTATTGATTGGGCCGATGTTCGAGGCCCAATCACCAACCGCCGCCGCTGCCGGTGCCCAGTCTCCTCCTCAGAGCTCGGCTTATCAGCAGAAGGCTGGTTCAGGGGCACAGGGGATCTACCAGGTGCCACCGTCCCTCCAGAGTTCACAACAGAACCAGCAGAGCATCTACCAGGTTCCTCCAGGAAAAGACATCTACCAAGTCCCGCCGAGGAGCGCTCTATCTGCTGATAACACACCGAGCAAG GTGGTGACCCCAACCAGAGTGGGACAGTCCTACACCTACAGCCCCGGTCAGCACAACCAGCAGGACCTCTATGATGTCCCACCCATGAGATCACAGGGG GTGTATGATATCCCACCTGGTCAGATGTACTCGGGACAACATGGCAGTGCCCGAAACCAGGGAGTCTATGATGTGCCCCCGTCTCAAATGGACCCCAGGACACAAGGCATTTACGACATACCTCCCTCCTCACAAGGG GTCTACTCGGTGCCTCCCTGTAGGACCAACCCTGCCCTCCAGGAGGGAAACTATGATTTCCCGCAGCCTCTCAAGCACAAACAGGAGGGTATCTACGACATACCGCCACCTGCCCTCACCAAGTCCACACCGAGCCCCCAGTCCCATTATGATTTCCCCCCCACCGTGGAGCCTGCTGCCCATCACCAACACCCGAATGCCAATGGCAATGAAGGCATTTACGACGTACCTCCACCCACCCTTCCCTCAGGGGCAGGGTCTCAGAGTCACAGTGACGTATACGACATCCCCCGGGGCATGCAACCCTCCCAGCACAAACCCTCGCATGCTGACAGAGACGGAAGCAAAGGCGTGTACGACATCCCGGCTCAGGATGCTCGCGCAGTCGGAGACGTGACGGATGGCGTGAACCGTCTGTCGTTCTCCAGCACCGGCAGCACACGCAGCAGCATGTCCACCTCCTCGTCTTCCACGGGCTCCAGCTCTGAGGGCCGCCTGACTCTGGACTtggatgctgctgtgcagaggTTGCACCGCCTGCAGCAGGCTATGGAGGCCTCAGTTGGAGCTTTACACTCCATGGTGGCATCCCCTCACTGGAGGACTTTTCCCTTCATGGAGCGCCACGCTAACGACGTGCGCACAGTGCTAGACAGGGTCCGGGCGACCCTGGGGGACTTCATTGTGTTTGGTAGAGGGGCTGCAGCAAACGCTACAGCTCTATCAGACTCCAGCCTACACAACAAGCTGAGAAGGCAGCTGGGGCGCCTAGAGGACTCACAGCAGATTCTTGTGCAGATCTACCAAGTCCTGGAGAACTGCAACTGGGCTCCGAACATGCTGGTCTCCTCCACCAGCAGTAAGCATCACAACAAGACCGACGACCTGGATCGCTTTGTGATGGTTTCCAGGACTGTGCCGGATGACGCCAAGCAGCTGGCCTCCACGATAGGTAGCTGTGCTGAGCTGCTGTTCAGGCGGACGCACATGGACGGGTCTTTCTCTATTGGGAGCACACCTGATGAGAACATGATCCACCGActcacctccccctcctcagaCAATGACAACTACGGGGGCCCAACTAAACCTTTCCCTGTGCCCTCCAGCCAAGACAAAGACAACATGAACAACAGTGAGAAGTGTGTAAAAAGCTGGATGGAGGACTACGATTATGTACATCTGCAG GGCAAAGACGACTTTGAACGTCAGCAGAAGGAACTGTTGGACAAAGAAAACATCATCAAGCAGAGTCAAGTCCAGCTGGGACAGGAACAG ATCAATCAGTTCaagaagctggagcaggaggtGATCAAACCAGTGGAGAACGACATCTCACAATGGACGTCACACCAACACTCAGGTAGAACCTCGGCCTCCCCATCAGACTCCTCCCTGTCACCCTCCACTCATGTGTGCACGCGGGACCGCCAGCTGCTCGGCTTCTACTCCGAGCAGTGTGAGCAGCACTTCGTCACACTCCTCAGTGCCGTGGACGCCTTCTTCAGCTGTGTCAGCGCTGGGCAGCCTCCCCGCATCTTTGTGGCGCACAGCAAGTTCGTCATCCTCAGCGCCCACAAACTGGTCTTCATCGGAGACACTCTGTCCAGGCAAGCCACGGCTCCCGAGGTGGCCAACAGGGTCATGAACTCTAGTAACGTGCTGTGTGACTTGTTAAAGACGGTGGTGGCTGCAACCAAGATGGCCGCCCTGAACTACCCAAACACAGCTGCCATCCAAGAGATGGTGGACAGAGTCACTGATCTCTCACACCACTCACAGCAGTTCAAAGAACAGTTGCTCCAAATGTCTAATTTGTGA